cgccacagaccctggttgctcctgcttcgcaggagttggagGGGACCGTGAagcacgactcgagcgcagcgagaggagcaaccagggtctggggcggagccccagccgccggaggcagaccccggaCATGAAGGAGCTCCGCTCGTGTGTCTCAGAGGATGCAGGAAATGTCTTACAGAAGCGGGTGCTCATCGCAGGCGATTGCTGTGCCGAGTTCGAGTGGGTCTTGGCAGGAAAAGGAATTTGGAGGAAGGGTGGGCTTTGATAGCTGAAACAGGGCGTTGGCTGTGGATCAGGCCACAGGGGCCCGTGGGGGTAGCAAGTTTGCCTTTCGGATTACTCGGATTGCTCGAGTTTTGGCAGTTTTCAGGGGGATTAGTCAGTATTGGAGAATGGGACACACGTGGGATGGTGGCGGGATCATAGGGTGAGAAATTTTCAATTCTGTGTTTAGTAGATATGGGAAATAATATCagacaaaaataaattataataaaataaaaaaaactcgGAATTCGGGCACATGAACATGCCgatgaaaataattaatgATCAGCGATGAATACTTCCTGATACGGTAGGTGCTGattttttcaggggtaatgtATGTCCGTAAAGTTCCATGCATATACTTCTTTCGACGAGCAATAGTTCTCCGACAAGATGGTTTTCAACTGCTGGGAATGCTTTGAAAATCGTTTATCAGACTTGCCTCTGCACAGCCATTCGGATTCCAGATTCCGTTTCATGACTGTTGGAGTTGCCTGAGTGGTATTCATTTCGGAGAGAGTTTTCTCTGAGATCACTGGATTTACGGGAAATGCTCTTCAGAGGGGTTGGTGAAAGAGCTGTTGGTTTTCGATGGACTAAATTTCGGGAGGGTGAATTTTGGAGTTTGGATTATAATTAGCGAGAGGATTTGGTAAAGTGTGGTTAGCGTGGTTGGCGTGGTTGGTTAGTAAAATTGGGTTGTTTCTTCGTACAAACCCCACCCCGTGAAGGTACGTGACCGCCCGACGcttcgactcgagcgtagcgagaggagccgcggggtttggggcggagccccaaccgccggaggcagcaagGGACTCCTACAGAGAGCCCAGTTTCCAAGAGAgccctgctgctgctcaggGGTACAATGATGCGGCTGTCGTGGACATGCAAGAGATCTGTTCACATGCGCGAGATCAGGGATATGAGACCCTGTTCATTTTACAGAGAGCTGGCCGTGTTTGAGTGGTGAGCGATAGACTGGAGTGCTAGTGTTTAGAGGAGCGACTGTTTTGAGACTTTAGCGGATAGGAGCTGTTTTGTGATAGAAAAAGGTAGATTTTCGCGGGTATAGATTGGGATTGATTACCTCGGTAATTGTaattttgatttttaaTTGGGTTTGATTAGGCAATAGTGAGTAATTGACTGGACTGCTAGACTGGACTGGATGCGACTGTTGATAGTAAAAAATGACACATTCCGAGATTAATTCTACAGAGACGACGTCGACTCCTCTGCGGGAAGACAGATACTGGGTGGATGGGTGTTTTGATTTCACGCATCACGGACACGCGGGTGCGATCCGGCAGGCTCGTAAGCTGGCCAACGAGCTGTATGTCGGTATCCACACTGATGAGGAGATTTATGTGAATAAAGGACCCGTGGTTATGAAACTTGAGGAACGGGTTACAGCCGTTGAGGCTTGTAAATGGTGCACTAAGTCAGTTCCTGGAGCTCCCTACGTGACAGATCCTGAAGTGCTCGACTCCTACGGATGTAAATATGTGGTTCACGGTGATGATATTACTACTGACGCTGATGGTAACGACTGTTATCAGGTGGTTAAAGATATGGGCCggtttgttgttgtgaaaCGTACACCCAATATTTCTACTACTGATTTAGTCGACCGAATGCTTAGTTCGCGCACTACTCACCATATCGAGAGTATCACTCCTAGCAACTATTCAAGTCATGTGCTGATTAATGACGAGGATTCGTTAACCCGGTTTAAAGACTATGCTACTGCTGTCGACGCCAAAGCTCCTTGGAGCGGTGTTTATGTGTCAGTGGACGATAAGACTTCGGTCCTTGTagaaccagctgctggtgtggCCGATAAGCTAAAGAAAAATGCGTTTTATGTTGATGGAGGAtttgatcttttttttatggGTCATATTGAATTTCTGCGACTTGTTCATGAAGAAGCCCAGAGATCGAATGCTGTGGTTGTCGTTGGTCTTCACGACGACGCGACCGTTAACAGCGTCAAGGGCGAAAACTACCCTATCATGAACCAGTTCGAGCGGGCTCTCTGTGTTTTACAATGTAAATATGTCGATTCCGTGGTCATTGGTGCCCCTTTTACCCCGGATGAGCCGTTTATCAACTCTCTGTCTCCACATATGACCATCAAACAAGTTCTACACGGACCCACACCTATTGTCGGTGAAAAGGGCACTAAAACCGTTGACCCTTATGTCTACGTCAAAGAGCAAGGAATCTACAAGCAGATCGGTCCTCACAAATACGACGACGTCTCATCCAACAAGATTGTCGACCGTGTCCTCGAGTACCGCGAGCAGTACGAAGAACGCCAGCGCAAAAAGGGCGTCAAAGCCGTCAACGAACGCGATCTCGAAGCTATAGAAAAGGCGACTGCTAAATAGAGCATCTTGTGTATTGATATTTACCTCTAGAAACTTCTTGGGGCcggcatgcctccggcggctgggctccgcccagaccgggttgtgctcgcttcgcgagctgaGGGGGGGGGTGGTCATGATTTCCAGCAACGCTAGTTAAATGCATGTTCTGAGGTTCAGGAAGACTGCGGGGCCACGTGATGATATTCTAGGTGGTCCTCGCTTTATTACAGACCTTGTGAAAGCTAAAGGGGACAAGTAAAAACTCGTCAGTATAAAATTGTCTCGATCTGTTATTCTACATTAAGCCGAGGCGAAATTTATATGTGACTAAGACGCAGGCGAGTCTCACCTAATGTGGAGGAACATCAAGCTGAATCTCTCAATTCGAATCTTCATTCTGCTTCTTGTCTGGTCCAATTCTTATCCCCCTCAGGTAAGTCTTGAAACGTGTAGGCTTGCAATACAAGGTGCTTAAATCCGGGTAAATTTTACTGCTGGCAGTAAATGAACTGTTAAAAAAGAAGTCAACTCCAATATCGTTGGCAATACCCTGTCAATGGTTGGCTCGTGTAATACGCTATTCAGGAAAAATAGCCAAACTAATTTCTCTAGGTAATTGTGGCTAAGTAGAATATCAGTTGGTTCAATGAGTTTGGCTCACGTACATGTAGCAAGTGGACAGAATTGTTTACGCCTAGCTAAGATATCGAGACAATTGAATTGAACTGGAATTTCCAGGCTCAGCTCATGAAATGAACGATTTAAAATGGGATTATCCAGCTCAGGTCTCCAGCTGATTGTTGTCAACTAGTATTTTCGACCGGTCTCTTGCTCTCTGACTCTTGGCTGAAAGTTAGCAGTTTGAGTTCTTGTCTGGATTCATGAAAAAAGAGTGCAGATGAGATTATATCCCGTTCATGGAATTCCAACGGTGAGTAAATTCAGATAGAAATAAGTTACGTCAATCATGTTCGATTCATATGGTAACAGACTCAATTAGTTGGTATTGACACCAGCCTCAATCTGCCGGGTAATCTCTTTATCAGcactatatatatttcttgttcCTTCCTAGTTTTTCTAAGTTTCCATCTGGTCATTGGTATCAGATTCTCAATAGTTCTCAATGAATTGCTAATTCTTTcgataaaaaatataaataaagatttgagaaaaaaatcCCCTATTGCAAATTAGCGGTTACCCGGAATATAGCGATCTAATCTTaatttgaataaaaaagcTGCACTGAATCAAAAGGcttcattatttattgagcCAATACTTATGAGAATACGGAGCTTTTTTAATCTCATCGATGGTTGCTTTATATTCCTGGCCCACCACACCAATGCCATTGTTCAAGAAGTAAAATGTCCACTCCATCTAAAGActatatttttcaaatgctGTAAGAAATGCGAGGCCGGGTAACTAGAACTAAGGTTAGAGTGAAGAGATAAAATTGAATTCTTCTCACAAATCGGCCAGTTCTGGGAGTCTCAACACGACAGCAGTAAACAAATCTGAGTCAGATGCTCAATCCCAACTCAAGGATGGATAGACCAGAGTATAGGGAATTTAGTCTGAAAGTCATATTCCAAATCTTGTAAACCGTAACTAAA
This is a stretch of genomic DNA from Sugiyamaella lignohabitans strain CBS 10342 chromosome C, complete sequence. It encodes these proteins:
- the ECT1 gene encoding ethanolamine-phosphate cytidylyltransferase (Ethanolamine-phosphate cytidylyltransferase; catalyzes the second step of phosphatidylethanolamine biosynthesis; involved in the maintenance of plasma membrane; similar to mammalian CTP: phosphocholine cytidylyl-transferases; GO_component: GO:0005737 - cytoplasm [Evidence IEA,IEA]; GO_component: GO:0005737 - cytoplasm [Evidence IDA] [PMID 14562095]; GO_component: GO:0005634 - nucleus [Evidence IEA,IEA]; GO_component: GO:0005634 - nucleus [Evidence IDA] [PMID 14562095]; GO_function: GO:0003824 - catalytic activity [Evidence IEA]; GO_function: GO:0004306 - ethanolamine-phosphate cytidylyltransferase activity [Evidence IEA]; GO_function: GO:0004306 - ethanolamine-phosphate cytidylyltransferase activity [Evidence IDA,IMP,ISS] [PMID 8982874]; GO_function: GO:0016779 - nucleotidyltransferase activity [Evidence IEA]; GO_function: GO:0016740 - transferase activity [Evidence IEA]; GO_process: GO:0009058 - biosynthetic process [Evidence IEA]; GO_process: GO:0006629 - lipid metabolic process [Evidence IEA]; GO_process: GO:0006646 - phosphatidylethanolamine biosynthetic process [Evidence IEA]; GO_process: GO:0006646 - phosphatidylethanolamine biosynthetic process [Evidence IMP] [PMID 8982874]; GO_process: GO:0008654 - phospholipid biosynthetic process [Evidence IEA]); the encoded protein is MTHSEINSTETTSTPLREDRYWVDGCFDFTHHGHAGAIRQARKLANELYVGIHTDEEIYVNKGPVVMKLEERVTAVEACKWCTKSVPGAPYVTDPEVLDSYGCKYVVHGDDITTDADGNDCYQVVKDMGRFVVVKRTPNISTTDLVDRMLSSRTTHHIESITPSNYSSHVLINDEDSLTRFKDYATAVDAKAPWSGVYVSVDDKTSVLVEPAAGVADKLKKNAFYVDGGFDLFFMGHIEFLRLVHEEAQRSNAVVVVGLHDDATVNSVKGENYPIMNQFERALCVLQCKYVDSVVIGAPFTPDEPFINSLSPHMTIKQVLHGPTPIVGEKGTKTVDPYVYVKEQGIYKQIGPHKYDDVSSNKIVDRVLEYREQYEERQRKKGVKAVNERDLEAIEKATAK